From Actinopolymorpha cephalotaxi, one genomic window encodes:
- a CDS encoding SRPBCC family protein — protein sequence MGTRQASTTVYADPDVVFDYLSDVSHLPRYFHSMTRAQAEGGNKVEVEADLDGKEVTGEAWLEADRDQRTLRWGSPGPSDYHGELSVAEADNRTSVVTVTLHTERTDDPAIDAGLAETLSNIATEVRAQEK from the coding sequence ATGGGAACCCGCCAGGCCAGCACCACCGTCTACGCCGACCCCGACGTGGTGTTCGACTATCTCTCCGACGTCTCGCACCTGCCGCGGTACTTCCACTCGATGACCCGCGCGCAGGCCGAGGGCGGCAACAAGGTCGAGGTGGAGGCGGACCTCGACGGCAAGGAAGTGACCGGTGAGGCCTGGCTGGAGGCCGACCGCGACCAGCGCACGCTGCGCTGGGGAAGCCCCGGCCCCAGCGACTACCACGGCGAGCTCAGCGTCGCCGAGGCCGACAACCGGACCAGCGTCGTCACTGTCACCCTGCACACCGAGCGCACCGACGACCCGGCGATCGACGCCGGGCTGGCCGAGACGTTGAGCAACATCGCCACCGAGGTGCGCGCGCAGGAGAAGTGA
- a CDS encoding SDR family oxidoreductase — MRVVLAGAHGKIGIRLGTLLARRRDEVVGIIRNPDHATELEAAGIQPAVLDLEHADADEVSDLLADSDAAIFSAGAGPGSGVARKDTVDRGAAVLLAAAAEQARVRRLLQVSSMGVESVRGGVTPEGVDEVFVAYLRAKLAAEEDLRQRDLDWTILRPGGLTDDPGTGRVRLAPRVDRGSVSRDDVATVLAALLDTPATAGMVLELVGGEESIEAAVARVAREG, encoded by the coding sequence ATGCGCGTCGTACTGGCTGGTGCCCACGGAAAGATCGGGATTCGGCTCGGGACCCTGCTGGCGCGGCGCCGGGACGAGGTGGTGGGGATCATCCGCAACCCCGACCACGCCACCGAGCTGGAGGCCGCGGGCATTCAGCCGGCCGTCCTCGACCTCGAGCACGCCGACGCCGACGAGGTGTCGGACCTCCTGGCCGACTCCGACGCCGCGATCTTCAGCGCGGGCGCCGGGCCCGGCAGCGGGGTCGCCCGCAAGGACACCGTCGACCGGGGCGCGGCGGTCCTGCTCGCCGCCGCGGCCGAGCAGGCCAGGGTGCGGCGGCTCCTCCAGGTCTCGTCCATGGGAGTGGAGTCCGTCCGTGGCGGGGTCACCCCCGAGGGCGTGGACGAGGTGTTCGTCGCCTATCTGCGGGCCAAACTCGCCGCCGAGGAGGACCTGCGCCAGCGCGACCTGGACTGGACGATCCTGCGTCCCGGCGGCCTCACCGACGACCCGGGCACCGGCCGGGTCCGGCTCGCGCCTCGGGTCGACCGCGGGTCGGTCAGCCGCGACGACGTGGCCACCGTCCTCGCCGCGTTGCTGGACACTCCGGCGACCGCCGGGATGGTCCTCGAACTCGTCGGTGGCGAGGAATCGATCGAGGCCGCGGTGGCCAGGGTGGCCCGGGAAGGCTGA
- a CDS encoding multidrug effflux MFS transporter, whose product MPLLVLLLGSITAIGPMSIDLYLPAFPELARSLHTTEPLVQLTLTACLVGLAVGQALIGPLSDAIGRRRPLLVGMAGYAVASVLCALAPTVEALAAGRFLQGLAGSAGAVLAQALVRDLVDGPMVASILSRLLLVMGVAPVIAPTLGGQLLGLTGWRGLFWLLAAFGLVMTGVVAVFVRETLTAERRRTGGVVGTLRTYRMLVRDRRYVGYAGMSAFGFLAIFGYVSGSPFAYQVVHGVSPQTYGLLFGMNSVGLVAASQWNARLVLRVPPFQILRRALWLSVTAAVALVFTATTGAFGLAGLAVPLFALMTSIGLVLPNAGALALNRHPESAGTAAAMVGMTQFMVGAAAGPFIGSLGSHTAVPMAGVIAAGVLGVLAIALVLAPSEPRTRGSGGARTDGATVVDEGIATTVEREQAAPLPH is encoded by the coding sequence ATGCCTCTGCTGGTCCTGCTCCTCGGCTCGATCACCGCGATCGGCCCGATGTCGATCGACCTGTACCTCCCCGCGTTCCCAGAGCTCGCCCGCTCGCTACACACCACCGAGCCGCTGGTGCAGCTCACTCTCACCGCGTGCCTGGTGGGCCTGGCGGTCGGCCAGGCGCTGATCGGCCCGCTGTCCGACGCGATCGGCCGCCGCCGCCCGTTGCTGGTCGGCATGGCGGGGTACGCCGTCGCCTCGGTGCTCTGCGCGCTCGCGCCCACGGTGGAGGCGCTGGCCGCCGGCCGCTTCCTGCAGGGGCTGGCCGGCTCCGCCGGAGCGGTACTCGCCCAGGCCCTGGTACGCGACCTCGTGGACGGCCCGATGGTCGCCAGCATCCTGAGCCGGCTGCTGCTGGTGATGGGGGTGGCGCCCGTGATCGCGCCGACCCTGGGCGGCCAGCTGCTCGGCCTCACCGGCTGGCGCGGGCTGTTCTGGCTGCTCGCGGCGTTCGGGCTGGTGATGACCGGTGTCGTCGCGGTCTTCGTCCGGGAGACGCTGACCGCCGAACGCCGCCGGACGGGTGGGGTCGTGGGCACGCTGCGCACCTACCGCATGCTGGTGCGCGACCGGCGCTACGTGGGGTACGCCGGGATGTCGGCGTTCGGCTTCCTCGCCATCTTCGGCTACGTCTCCGGCTCGCCGTTCGCCTACCAGGTGGTGCACGGGGTGTCCCCGCAGACGTACGGCCTGCTGTTCGGCATGAACTCCGTCGGCCTGGTCGCCGCCAGCCAGTGGAACGCGCGCCTCGTGCTGCGGGTCCCGCCGTTCCAGATCCTGCGGCGGGCGCTGTGGCTCAGCGTCACCGCGGCGGTGGCCCTGGTGTTCACCGCCACGACCGGCGCGTTCGGGCTGGCGGGGCTGGCGGTGCCGCTGTTCGCGCTGATGACGAGCATCGGCCTGGTGCTGCCGAACGCCGGCGCGCTGGCGCTGAACCGGCACCCGGAGTCGGCGGGCACGGCCGCGGCCATGGTCGGGATGACGCAGTTCATGGTGGGCGCAGCCGCCGGCCCGTTCATCGGCTCGCTCGGCTCGCACACGGCCGTCCCGATGGCCGGGGTGATCGCGGCCGGAGTGCTCGGCGTCCTCGCGATCGCGCTCGTTCTCGCGCCGTCGGAGCCCCGCACCCGCGGGTCCGGCGGGGCACGCACCGACGGTGCGACGGTCGTGGACGAGGGGATCGCCACGACGGTGGAGCGCGAGCAGGCGGCGCCGCTCCCGCACTGA
- a CDS encoding DNA polymerase IV — translation MVIRRWVLHVDLDQFIAAVEVLRRPELAGRPVVVGGSGDPTQRGVVATASYEAREFGVRSGMPLWTAAKRCPDAVFLAADHPVYEEASARVMDTLREFPAVVEVMGWDEAFLEVHTDDPESLAHDIRHAVRERTRLNCSVGIGDNKLRAKLATGFGKPAGVFRLTEDNWWTVMGDLRTDALWGIGTKTARKLADLGIDSVRGLAAADPHLLADRLGPTMGPWYRRLARGADTSPVVGTPYVPRSRSRETTFQENLTDWTAVRAQVVLLAARVAEDVRAEGRPAARVGIKVRFAPFVTLTRSVRLPAPTSDPAAIEAGALAALEKFSAQERTDRHGGDRAVRLLGVRAEFAEQAET, via the coding sequence GTGGTCATCCGGCGCTGGGTCCTGCACGTCGACCTCGACCAGTTCATCGCCGCCGTCGAGGTGCTCCGCCGCCCCGAGCTCGCCGGCCGGCCGGTGGTGGTCGGGGGTTCCGGCGACCCGACCCAGCGTGGGGTGGTGGCCACCGCGTCGTACGAGGCCCGCGAGTTCGGGGTGCGGTCGGGGATGCCGCTGTGGACCGCCGCCAAGCGGTGCCCGGACGCGGTGTTCCTGGCCGCCGATCATCCGGTCTACGAAGAGGCGTCGGCGCGGGTGATGGACACCCTGCGGGAGTTCCCCGCCGTGGTCGAGGTGATGGGCTGGGACGAGGCGTTCCTGGAGGTGCACACCGACGACCCCGAGTCGCTGGCCCACGACATCCGGCACGCGGTGCGGGAACGGACCCGGCTGAACTGCTCGGTCGGCATCGGGGACAACAAGCTCCGCGCGAAGCTGGCCACCGGTTTCGGCAAGCCCGCCGGGGTGTTCCGGCTCACCGAGGACAACTGGTGGACGGTGATGGGCGACCTGCGCACCGACGCGCTGTGGGGGATCGGGACGAAGACCGCCCGCAAGCTCGCCGACCTCGGGATCGACAGCGTGCGCGGGCTCGCGGCCGCGGACCCGCACCTGCTCGCGGACCGGCTGGGCCCGACGATGGGCCCGTGGTACCGCCGGCTCGCCCGTGGCGCGGACACCTCCCCGGTGGTCGGCACGCCGTACGTCCCGCGCTCACGCAGCCGGGAGACGACGTTCCAGGAGAACCTCACCGACTGGACCGCCGTTCGGGCGCAGGTCGTCCTGCTCGCCGCCCGGGTGGCCGAGGACGTACGGGCGGAGGGCCGGCCGGCGGCGCGGGTGGGGATCAAGGTGCGCTTCGCGCCGTTCGTGACGCTGACCCGCAGCGTGCGGCTGCCCGCACCGACCAGTGACCCGGCCGCGATCGAGGCGGGCGCGCTGGCGGCGCTGGAGAAGTTCTCCGCACAGGAGCGAACGGACCGGCACGGCGGCGACCGGGCGGTCCGGCTGCTGGGGGTGCGCGCGGAGTTCGCCGAGCAGGCGGAGACCTGA
- a CDS encoding GNAT family N-acetyltransferase, whose amino-acid sequence MKAGAGAPASASDLAGEWTRDRILAAAADWVWVPDGASEVRTDDYHLIAYPEWFSSGTQVAWCRSERPADALVQEVAGQVRRWGRDQVSWWLSAASRPADLEPWLRTAGAALSETVDVLAYDLTGPLPDVGAVDVRCVPVDDAQTLADAHLVSREVWGGEPPPAEQLDRELAECARPIGEREEFRVVAYAGNEPASMGGCTLAGGVARLWGAATRPALRGGGAYRAVLLTRLAIARDHGATLGLVKGRVATSGPILRRAGFSAYGRERRYLLPV is encoded by the coding sequence ATGAAGGCCGGCGCCGGCGCACCGGCGTCCGCGAGCGACCTCGCGGGTGAGTGGACCCGGGACCGGATCCTGGCCGCCGCGGCGGACTGGGTCTGGGTGCCCGACGGCGCCTCGGAGGTACGTACCGACGACTACCACCTGATCGCCTACCCGGAATGGTTCTCCTCCGGCACCCAGGTCGCCTGGTGCCGGTCCGAGCGTCCCGCGGACGCGCTCGTCCAGGAGGTCGCCGGTCAGGTACGCCGGTGGGGCCGGGACCAGGTGAGCTGGTGGCTGTCCGCCGCGAGCCGCCCCGCGGACCTCGAACCCTGGTTGCGCACCGCGGGTGCGGCGCTCAGTGAAACCGTGGACGTCCTCGCGTACGACCTGACCGGCCCGCTCCCCGACGTCGGCGCGGTCGACGTCCGGTGCGTGCCCGTGGACGACGCCCAGACCCTGGCCGACGCGCACCTGGTGTCGCGGGAGGTGTGGGGGGGAGAGCCGCCCCCGGCGGAGCAACTGGACCGCGAACTCGCCGAGTGCGCGCGGCCGATCGGTGAGCGCGAGGAGTTCCGGGTGGTGGCGTACGCCGGAAACGAGCCCGCCTCCATGGGCGGCTGCACCCTCGCCGGCGGGGTGGCCAGGTTGTGGGGTGCCGCGACCCGTCCCGCGTTGCGCGGCGGCGGCGCCTACCGCGCCGTTCTGCTGACCAGGCTGGCCATCGCCCGCGACCACGGCGCGACCCTGGGCCTGGTGAAGGGCCGGGTGGCGACGTCGGGTCCCATCCTGCGCCGGGCCGGCTTCTCGGCGTACGGTCGCGAACGCAGGTATCTCCTGCCGGTGTGA
- a CDS encoding GntR family transcriptional regulator translates to MSRTRHEIDPSTLTTGALSAGRPKGHQLRKILEDLAGRLPPGALLPSERVLADHFEISRTTVRQEIQRLVTDGVLFRRHGHGTVVAEPRPAHTDLLTSFSRDMRARGLSPGSRVLSSSVEPAGPRLATRLEVEPGSPVLHLVRLRTADGDPMARESTDVSLARFPGLDELAWERHSLFDTLEERFGVRPATSEARILAVLPEAHDAELLEVALDQPCLLIEAVTRDGGGRVLEAERSLYRGDRYDVLARARRGAGHHGDPADGNGSGNGGGNGNGRDVRQKAT, encoded by the coding sequence ATGTCGCGGACCCGTCACGAGATCGACCCGAGCACGCTGACGACCGGCGCCCTGTCGGCCGGCCGACCCAAGGGCCACCAGTTGCGCAAGATACTGGAGGACCTGGCCGGACGCTTGCCGCCAGGCGCGCTGCTGCCGTCCGAACGCGTCCTCGCCGACCACTTCGAGATCTCCCGAACGACCGTACGCCAGGAAATCCAACGACTGGTCACCGACGGTGTCCTCTTCCGGCGACATGGGCACGGGACCGTCGTCGCCGAACCCCGTCCCGCGCACACCGACCTGCTCACGTCGTTCAGCAGGGACATGCGGGCCCGCGGCCTGTCCCCCGGCTCCCGGGTGCTGTCCTCGTCGGTGGAGCCTGCCGGCCCCCGGCTGGCGACGCGGCTGGAGGTCGAGCCGGGCTCACCCGTGCTGCACCTCGTACGCCTGCGCACCGCCGACGGGGATCCGATGGCGCGGGAGAGTACGGACGTGTCCCTGGCCAGGTTTCCGGGCCTGGACGAGCTCGCGTGGGAGCGGCACTCGTTGTTCGACACGCTGGAGGAACGCTTCGGTGTACGACCCGCGACCAGCGAGGCCCGCATCCTCGCGGTGCTGCCGGAGGCGCACGACGCCGAACTCCTGGAGGTCGCCCTCGACCAGCCCTGCCTGCTGATCGAGGCGGTGACCCGGGACGGCGGCGGCCGGGTGCTGGAGGCCGAACGCTCTCTCTACCGCGGCGACAGGTACGACGTCCTGGCCCGGGCGAGGCGCGGCGCCGGCCACCACGGAGACCCGGCGGACGGGAACGGCAGCGGGAACGGCGGCGGGAACGGCAACGGCCGAGACGTACGACAGAAAGCAACATGA
- a CDS encoding alpha/beta fold hydrolase — MTIRWERPGPVRGRILLVHGELSQSSTWWWAGPALADQGWQVSTVDLPGHGDRPHDGHPLDLPTLVQGVAERLPGRVDVIAGHGLGAVVALALANRFVDLAQAVVLEEPLSSREEDRSALVEAVVAATTVARSDLEHLELQLRGNHPQWRPEDISHATEAIAATDAEQLLAGLRLPRPWDLPALVGTLRVPALFLVAPDEPHPSGTGRLSTLRGLDRLAAERCVPADRFVVLPGGHHLHRDVPEQWLRAVTSFADEVCPPRED, encoded by the coding sequence ATGACCATTCGGTGGGAGCGCCCCGGACCTGTGCGCGGCCGGATTCTGTTGGTACACGGCGAGCTGTCCCAGTCCTCCACGTGGTGGTGGGCGGGCCCCGCGCTGGCCGACCAGGGATGGCAGGTGAGTACGGTCGACCTGCCCGGCCACGGCGACAGACCGCACGACGGGCACCCGCTGGACCTGCCGACCCTCGTGCAGGGCGTCGCCGAACGCCTGCCCGGCCGGGTCGACGTCATCGCGGGCCACGGCCTGGGCGCGGTCGTCGCCCTGGCCTTGGCGAACCGGTTCGTCGACCTCGCCCAGGCCGTCGTTCTGGAGGAGCCGCTCAGCTCCCGGGAGGAGGACCGCAGCGCCCTGGTCGAGGCGGTCGTCGCGGCGACCACGGTCGCGCGTTCGGACCTCGAACACCTCGAACTCCAACTCCGCGGCAACCATCCGCAGTGGCGTCCGGAGGACATCTCACACGCGACCGAGGCGATCGCCGCCACCGACGCCGAGCAGCTCCTGGCCGGTCTGCGCCTGCCGCGCCCGTGGGACCTGCCCGCCCTGGTCGGCACTCTGCGCGTCCCCGCGTTGTTCCTCGTCGCTCCCGACGAACCCCACCCGTCCGGAACCGGCCGGCTGAGCACGTTGCGCGGGCTGGACCGGCTGGCCGCGGAGCGGTGCGTTCCCGCCGATCGGTTCGTCGTGCTGCCCGGCGGCCACCACCTGCACCGCGACGTTCCCGAGCAGTGGCTGCGGGCGGTGACGAGCTTCGCCGACGAGGTGTGCCCGCCCCGGGAGGACTGA
- a CDS encoding alpha/beta fold hydrolase, giving the protein MRSRTYRQRDLACTEYFLDVPLDHARPGGERIEVYAREVVDAAKADADLPRLVYLQGGPGGKGHRPTSRSGWLDRALRDYRVVLLDQRGTGLSTPANRQTLPRRGDARAQADYLTHFRADSIVADAELLRRELQADQPWSALGQSYGGFCALTYLSFAPEGLREVFVTGGLPPLRAGADEVYALTYERTAEKNARYFGRHPGDRDLCARIVEHLRHNEVHLPTGERLTARRFQTAGMGLGMRGNFDGLHYLLEEAFVDGVDGPELSDTFLAGVAGGVSFATNPLYAVVHESIYCQGEASDWSAERLYAQRPEFALGPDTPFLFTGEMIYPFVFDVDPALMPLREAADLLAAKDDWTALYDPDRLARNEVPTYAAVYYEDMYVAREHSLATANAVARLTPWITNEHEHDGLRLGGVFGRLLDLARETP; this is encoded by the coding sequence GTGCGGTCGCGGACCTACCGTCAACGAGACCTTGCGTGCACCGAGTACTTCCTCGACGTACCCCTCGACCACGCCCGACCCGGCGGCGAGCGGATCGAGGTCTACGCGCGCGAGGTGGTGGACGCGGCCAAGGCCGACGCCGACCTGCCGCGGCTGGTCTACCTGCAGGGTGGGCCCGGTGGCAAGGGTCACCGCCCGACCAGCCGGAGCGGTTGGCTCGACCGGGCCCTGCGTGACTACCGCGTGGTCCTCCTCGACCAGCGCGGGACCGGCCTGTCCACCCCGGCCAACCGGCAGACCCTGCCGCGACGCGGCGACGCCCGGGCCCAGGCGGACTACCTCACCCACTTCCGCGCCGACTCGATCGTCGCCGACGCCGAACTCCTGCGCCGCGAGCTCCAGGCAGACCAGCCGTGGAGCGCGCTCGGCCAGAGTTACGGCGGCTTCTGCGCCCTCACCTACCTCTCCTTCGCGCCGGAGGGACTCAGGGAGGTGTTCGTCACCGGTGGGCTGCCGCCCCTGCGCGCCGGCGCGGACGAGGTGTACGCGCTCACCTACGAGCGCACGGCGGAGAAGAACGCACGGTACTTCGGCCGCCATCCCGGTGATCGCGACCTGTGTGCACGGATCGTGGAACACCTGCGCCACAACGAGGTTCACCTGCCGACGGGTGAACGCCTCACCGCCCGGCGGTTCCAGACGGCGGGCATGGGGCTGGGCATGCGGGGCAACTTCGACGGCCTGCACTACCTGCTGGAGGAGGCGTTCGTCGACGGGGTGGACGGGCCGGAGTTGTCCGACACGTTCCTGGCCGGCGTCGCGGGCGGGGTGAGTTTCGCGACCAACCCGTTGTACGCGGTGGTGCACGAGTCCATCTACTGCCAGGGCGAGGCCTCGGACTGGTCGGCCGAACGCCTGTACGCGCAGCGCCCGGAGTTCGCCCTCGGGCCGGACACGCCGTTCCTGTTCACCGGCGAGATGATCTACCCGTTCGTCTTCGACGTCGACCCCGCGCTGATGCCGCTGCGGGAGGCCGCGGACCTGCTGGCGGCCAAGGACGACTGGACTGCGCTGTACGACCCGGATCGCCTTGCCCGCAACGAGGTTCCGACGTACGCCGCGGTCTACTACGAGGACATGTACGTCGCTCGCGAACACTCGCTGGCGACCGCGAACGCCGTCGCCCGACTCACCCCGTGGATCACCAACGAGCACGAGCACGACGGTCTGCGGCTGGGGGGTGTATTCGGGCGGCTGCTCGACCTCGCGCGCGAGACGCCCTGA
- a CDS encoding DUF222 domain-containing protein — MHSTTQDLPGSGGHGTVARLKAAVGMFRAGLDDALSTPTTYVDARALGDLIGELTVEESRFDALKLGWVRQAEACDIGKTTGAATTAAWLRTTQRMGTKDSYATVNLARDLDRTITLTARAMARGEVSFRHAQVIAAAITDLPKWISLEQRVKAEEYLIDEARRRNPDDVRVLGRALLQYLAPEEWERRLGKELGDEEQAAQCARSLKYIPNGIPGSETVVIKLPVLEMEQLRKIIEMLIARDNAQAPDDRPLDQRRGDAFAELVAAMAEWEASPNRGRGRDCVTVLIHLQQLVNGIGFGTIDDLNPVRPMPCGCQTPDAKRQAQRQATKRKARKPSKNADGTEDSKPAKAAPSTGAAGKPKNAAPSTGEPSTGEPRNAEPGENANDLRLEPRPGQGVTEPDDTSGPTAELADAGETGDLGDAGEPDMTSDPVQSGDPADAGDLDATSGPGETAEPADLDDPDVNSDPVQPNSQAGTGDPVAAPVGAETTATASKGQPGNEKPPPGQPDPPAGVAERIPAPREPGQPPQPNTATGTGPETEPGPRWDPQPEPATGDTETYTGPEDDNLGTEDEDAEPEEGAAEPEAALGPDDTSAPHDRDNPYDRDNPYDRDNPYDRDNPYDRDNPYDRDNPYDRDNPYDRDNPYDRDNPYDRDNPYDRDDPDGYIDSRDGCQKCGGGGSARIAGLRGEPLSVATIRRLACDANIIPVVLGGNGEVLDVGMADRFFTEAQRRAIAVRDGSHCHFPECQVPERRCIAHHMTAWDDLGPTDLANGVLLCRTHHTFVHHKGWTVRMGAHGHPEYIPPEWVDLHQNVLRP; from the coding sequence ATGCATTCGACGACGCAGGACCTTCCCGGCAGCGGCGGCCATGGCACCGTCGCCCGGTTGAAGGCTGCGGTCGGTATGTTCCGCGCCGGACTCGACGACGCCCTGTCCACCCCCACCACCTACGTCGACGCCCGCGCCCTCGGTGACCTGATCGGCGAACTGACCGTGGAGGAGTCCCGGTTCGACGCGCTGAAGCTCGGGTGGGTACGTCAGGCCGAGGCCTGCGACATCGGCAAGACCACCGGTGCGGCGACCACGGCGGCGTGGCTGCGCACCACGCAGCGGATGGGCACGAAGGACTCCTACGCCACCGTCAACCTGGCCCGCGACCTGGACCGCACCATCACCCTGACGGCCCGCGCCATGGCACGCGGGGAGGTCTCCTTTCGGCACGCCCAGGTGATCGCCGCCGCGATCACCGACCTGCCCAAGTGGATCAGTCTCGAACAACGGGTGAAGGCTGAGGAGTATCTGATCGACGAAGCCAGGCGGCGTAATCCCGACGACGTGCGGGTGTTGGGGCGGGCGCTGCTGCAGTACCTCGCACCCGAGGAGTGGGAGAGACGGCTCGGTAAGGAACTCGGCGACGAGGAACAGGCCGCGCAGTGTGCACGGTCCCTGAAATACATCCCGAACGGCATCCCCGGGTCGGAGACAGTGGTGATCAAGTTACCGGTGCTGGAGATGGAACAACTCCGCAAGATCATCGAGATGCTCATCGCCCGCGACAACGCCCAAGCACCCGATGACCGGCCGCTGGACCAGCGGCGTGGGGACGCGTTCGCCGAACTCGTCGCCGCGATGGCCGAGTGGGAAGCCTCCCCCAACCGCGGACGTGGCAGAGACTGCGTCACCGTGCTGATCCACCTGCAGCAACTCGTGAACGGCATCGGGTTCGGCACCATCGACGACCTCAACCCCGTCCGCCCCATGCCCTGCGGATGCCAAACCCCCGACGCCAAACGCCAAGCCCAGCGCCAGGCCACCAAGCGCAAGGCCCGCAAGCCCAGCAAGAACGCCGACGGCACCGAGGACAGCAAGCCCGCGAAAGCCGCGCCCAGCACCGGCGCGGCCGGCAAGCCCAAGAACGCTGCGCCCAGCACCGGCGAACCCAGCACCGGCGAACCCAGGAACGCCGAGCCCGGCGAGAACGCCAATGACCTCAGGCTGGAACCCCGTCCGGGCCAAGGAGTCACCGAACCCGACGACACGAGCGGCCCCACCGCCGAGCTTGCTGACGCCGGCGAGACCGGTGACCTCGGCGACGCCGGTGAGCCGGATATGACAAGTGACCCCGTCCAGTCCGGCGACCCGGCCGATGCCGGTGACCTGGACGCGACGAGCGGCCCCGGCGAAACCGCCGAGCCTGCCGACCTCGACGACCCGGACGTGAACAGCGACCCCGTCCAGCCCAACAGCCAGGCCGGTACCGGCGACCCGGTGGCGGCTCCGGTCGGCGCGGAGACCACAGCGACCGCCTCGAAAGGTCAACCAGGCAATGAGAAACCACCACCCGGTCAGCCGGACCCGCCGGCCGGGGTCGCGGAGCGAATACCCGCACCGCGAGAACCCGGCCAGCCCCCACAACCGAACACCGCCACCGGTACCGGCCCCGAAACTGAGCCGGGACCCCGATGGGATCCGCAACCCGAACCAGCCACCGGGGATACGGAAACATATACCGGACCCGAGGACGACAACCTCGGGACCGAAGACGAGGACGCCGAACCCGAAGAGGGCGCGGCGGAGCCCGAGGCTGCCCTCGGCCCCGACGACACGAGCGCCCCACACGACCGCGACAACCCCTACGACCGCGACAACCCCTACGACCGCGACAACCCCTACGACCGCGACAACCCCTACGACCGCGACAACCCCTACGACCGCGACAACCCCTACGACCGCGACAACCCCTACGACCGCGACAACCCCTACGACCGCGACAACCCCTACGACCGCGACAACCCCTACGACCGCGACGACCCCGACGGCTACATCGACTCCCGCGACGGGTGTCAGAAGTGTGGTGGTGGCGGGTCGGCCCGCATCGCCGGCCTACGTGGGGAGCCGCTCTCCGTCGCCACGATCCGGAGGCTGGCGTGCGACGCGAACATCATCCCCGTCGTACTCGGCGGCAACGGAGAGGTCCTCGACGTCGGCATGGCTGACAGGTTCTTCACCGAAGCCCAACGCCGAGCCATCGCCGTCCGCGACGGATCCCACTGCCACTTCCCCGAATGCCAGGTCCCCGAACGCCGCTGCATCGCTCATCACATGACCGCCTGGGACGACCTCGGACCCACCGATCTCGCGAACGGGGTGCTGTTGTGCCGGACGCACCACACCTTCGTTCACCACAAAGGCTGGACCGTGCGGATGGGTGCCCACGGCCACCCTGAGTACATCCCGCCCGAGTGGGTGGACCTGCACCAGAACGTACTCCGGCCATGA
- the pepE gene encoding dipeptidase PepE has product MDLLLLSNSRAPGQEFLAHALDEIDDFLGANRRLTFVPYASSDHDGYTAVMAAALAARGITVVGVHTVADPRQEAARAEAVFVGGGNSFRLLKALYATGLLETIGDRVRAGELRYLGASAGSNMAAPTLRTTNDMPIVSPPSFETFGFVPFQINPHYLDPAPASTHMGETREERILEFLEENDVPVLGLREGAWLRVDGAVARLGGVNGARLFGRGSEPAELVPGEDASHLLSTTPRYDLTG; this is encoded by the coding sequence ATGGACCTGCTGCTGCTCTCCAACTCCCGCGCCCCCGGCCAGGAGTTTCTCGCCCACGCGCTGGACGAGATCGACGACTTCCTCGGCGCCAACCGCCGGTTGACGTTCGTGCCGTACGCGTCGTCGGACCATGACGGTTACACGGCGGTCATGGCCGCGGCCCTCGCGGCCCGCGGGATCACCGTCGTCGGGGTGCACACCGTGGCCGACCCGAGACAGGAGGCGGCCCGAGCCGAGGCCGTCTTCGTCGGCGGCGGCAACTCCTTCCGGCTGTTGAAGGCGTTGTACGCGACCGGGCTGCTGGAGACGATCGGTGACCGGGTGCGTGCCGGCGAACTGCGGTACCTGGGTGCGAGTGCGGGCAGCAACATGGCCGCTCCGACGCTTCGTACGACCAACGACATGCCGATCGTCTCGCCGCCGTCCTTCGAGACGTTCGGGTTCGTTCCGTTCCAGATCAACCCCCACTACCTCGACCCAGCTCCGGCGAGCACCCACATGGGCGAGACGCGGGAGGAGCGGATCCTGGAGTTCCTGGAGGAGAACGACGTGCCGGTGCTGGGACTCCGGGAAGGCGCCTGGCTGCGGGTCGACGGGGCGGTGGCCCGCCTCGGCGGCGTCAACGGCGCGCGGTTGTTCGGCCGCGGCTCCGAGCCGGCCGAACTCGTCCCCGGCGAGGATGCGTCCCACCTGTTGTCCACCACGCCGCGGTACGACCTGACCGGCTGA